The Fulvia fulva chromosome 1, complete sequence region CGAACGTCCATAAGCAGACTTTCAAGGCACTGCTGTGAATGTTGATGGCGCAGTCAGTACCGTGTCCATCAGGAAATGATGCCAAGGGTGAATGTAGAGGTTGTTGTCACATGCTAAGGACGAAGTTGAACACGCGACTGCCTCATGCCGCTGTCGCGATCGCCAAGCCGATGACCAAACAGGTGACGTGGGGCAAGTCTTCACTTGAGCCTCTTTGACTACTTCACGCACCATCTGTTTGTCGCCCACAGTACCTCTCACACAGCGACACAGCGCAGAGGATCTACGACATCTCCACTCCGCATCAGGCCGCGCAAGACCGACCACGAACAACCTCCTAGCCTGCGATCGACCACCGCCCCACCAGGCTGGTACAAACAGAgacaccaccaccaccaccaccaccaccaccatgTCCGCCCCTCTCCCCAAGCGCATCATCAAAGAAACCGAACGCCTCCAAAACGAACCCGTCCCCGGCATCTCCGCACAACCCCACGACGACAATGCCCGCTACTTCGACGTGATAGTAGAAGGCCCAGGCGGCAGTTGCTATGAAGGTACCGCCTACCGTCACCACGAACTCCCACAATCGTATACTGACTAAAAGTACAGGCGGCGTCTTCCAGCTCGAACTCTTCCTCCCCGACGACTACCCCATGTGCCCACCGCGAATACGCTTCCTCACACGAATCTACCACCCCAACATCGACCGTCTCGGCCGTATCTGTCTAGATGTCCTAAAGAACAACTGGAGTCCCGCGCTGCAGATTCGGACGATCTTGCTGAGTATACAGGCGCTTCTGGGAGCGCCGAACCCGGAGGATCCGTTGAATGAGGCGGTTGCGAAGCAGTGGAAGGTAAGTGAGGAATCTAGACATGGAGAGGACAGAGTATGGATGGGGTTCGGATGCTGATAATGAGTTGTAGGAGAACCAGCCGGAAGCGATCAAGACTGCGAAGGAGTGGACGGCGCAGTATGCGCAGCCGAAGAAGTGAGCATTGCCCAGGAAGAGGTAAGACGACACTTTGATATGCAAGGCGACATGGGCGCGGCGGCGGCATGGGCATTCCTGGGACATTTAGCGAGGTAGCGCGTCCCAGGAAAAGAGGGCATGAAGTGGAGAGCAGAGCAGAGCAGATGAACTGACTTACGGTGCTTTGGAACTCGGCGAGGCGGCAATAGCGTGGCGCTGGATATATGGCTCTTACACCCGTGCAGCAGTACGGTTCGACCTTACAATCATCTACATTGCAGAACATCCGACGATATCTCACGTCACATCCGCCTGGCAGCCTCCTCATCCCACAGACTAGGCCTTCTCCTCTGATACACACCACTCCTCCTCGGCACATCCATCGAAGCGTCTTTCCAAGTAACGTCCCCACTCCTCCTCAAACTCTTCGCCACAGACAAAGTATGCTCAATCTTCAAAGTCTGCCTCTCATACTCTACCTCCTCCCTCCCCCTCCGCCTAGGCCACCACTGCCTCAGCCTCAATCTCACCCTCTTCATAGTATAACTCAACTCATCCACAGATAACGCAATCGCTATACAAGGGATAGAGATCGCAAGCCCAATCCCGAAGATATACTGAGATACGTACCCCAGACTCATCTCTGGCTGTCCGCTAGCAGCATTGTGCGGGAAGGACTCGACATTGATAGCGAAGAAGGCGGCGATGAAGGATAAGGGGAGGAAGATGACGGTGACGATGGTGAAGACCATAATCGTTTGTCCCTGTCGCTGTGCGCCGAGAGCCTGTTCGCGTGCGAAGCGCGCTTCGAAGGCGTTGGCGTGTTTTTGCTTGAGGTCGAGGAGATCGCGGATTGATTCGTAGATGCGTTTGGCTTGTTCTTCCATGCGCTCGATGTCTTTTAGTGGGTTGGAGATGGTCTTCTCTTGTTCTTCGAAAGTTCTGGTGACTTTTCGGATTGCACCCAAGGAGCGGTCATCGTGGTAGAGGGTTGTGATGGCTTTTTGTAGGTCTGGGAGAAGATTTTCTTGGTGTCGAAGAACCATCTTGAGGATATCCAGTTCGTCGCGAATGTCCTTGATCTCTGCTAGGAGGTCTGTTTCAGGACCGACATCAAGGAGCTTGTCGATGAACTCTGTATCGGGGTCGTCGTACTCGTTTGACTCAGATTTGTCGATTCTTTTGGCGACGTGGTGATGGACTTTGGATTCTACTTCGAGGTTACGGAGGATCTTGTTGGGCTTCTTGTGGCTCCTTAACCAGATCGAGGCCTGTTCTGATGCCCTTGAGAACTCCTGAAAGCGCTTGGCTTCACGATCCATGGCCACGCCCAGTGACGCCCCGAACATATCGAGGAACTGGAAGCCATCGTCGTTCTTCCTGTGTCTGTCAAAGGTGCCGAAACATCGTCCTGCGATGGTCATGGCCAGCTCGTACACATTCTGTACGGGATCTCGCATCTTGATGGAGTTGATGTCCTCTACAATTCCCTCGAAAACGTCTAGTGGGTCATTGCGAGGCTGCTTCCATCTTTGTGGAAAGCTTGTGACGATGAGATCACGTCCCACGATCCACATCCACAACTGGTCAACCATGAAGATCTTTGGATCCGGTTCTGGTGCATCGCGAAGATCGCGTTGGAATCGGAAGACCACTTGGTCCTCGTCACGGTATCTCGTGTCGATATTGTGGTAGAAGAATTGGTCAAGTGTTCTCCTCACATGTAAAAAGGAGCTAGACTTCGATAGATGGGCACGGATCAAGATCTCGTCGGCTTCGGCGTGCATGCTCAGACCTCGAAGATGATCTGGGTGCTCCAACGCACGCTGCATCTCTTTCCTGCGACGATGTGTTTCGAAGTGCAAGTAGGGCATGAACATAAACAGATTGCACGAGTTCGACACTCGATCAGCAGTGACGTTCGTGCCGCTTCTGGAAGCTCTGCCCGTCACTGGCCTCCTCGAGGTCTTGTTGGTCTTAGAGCCCGTGGTGCTGGTGTGACCGTTCGCTTGGCCAGTGCTGCCACTCTCCGAGGCTGAGACAGTTGAAGCTGTCTCCTGACGCTTCACTTGTTGCTTACCAGGCTTACCGCGCTGTCTTCCAGCACCTGTGGGTTGGGGAGTTGCGGCCGTTGATGTTGAGTCTGTTCGTGGACTTTGTGGTCTGTTTCCTGTCTTGGCTGCATTCTGTTCGTTGCTGGACTCCGCGCCGGAGATGGTAGGCGGTGAATTTCGACGTTCAAGGTTGGGTAACAGTGGTTGATCACCGCCCTGCTTCGTAGACTTGGCTTCCGGAGTTGCTTCTGAGACAGTGTTCAAGCTTGATCTAGGGACCCTCTTCGACTGCGGCGCAAGGGTCGAGCTTGCAAGCACAGACGAATCCTCGTCACCAGCTGCACGACGCACAACTTGGCACATAGGGCGCATGAAGCGAGAGTGATGATGATGGCCACGATGCTGATGGTTGAAAGAAGTCTCCAGAGCTTTGTAACCGTCCACATCGGCGACATCCTCTTCAATGAAGCGCTTCTTGAGCAAAGCATCGCACCAAGCAACGTTGTTCGCAGGCAAATGAATCCATCGCACATTCGTAGCTTTCATCTTCTTCGGCATGGTGGTCCATAAGTGTTCCATGCCACGTCCAGGGTTCTTGGCATACAGCAGATCGTAGATTGTGGGAGGGTTCTGCATGACCCGGTTGCCATTGGGAAAGTCCCCGAAGTCCACTATCTTTGCTCGGAACTTCTTGCATGCATCGAGTTCCTCTTCAGACAGCTCGTTGAGATGGTTCCAGGGTGCGAGCATTTCCGCGATGTCTTTATGTCGGTGTTGAGCAGCCAGTAGAAGCGGAGTGTTGCCAAAGCGATCCCTCGTCGCCGACTTGCAGCTCGATTGCTGGAGAAGAAAAGCGACAGCATCCCTGTTGCCAGTCTCTGCAGCGACATGAAGTGGAGTTCTGCCATTCATAAGCTCGCCATTGATCTCAGCTCCTGCCGTAAGTAGCAGCTCAAGCAGATCTTCCGAGCCGTGTGTGCAGGAATTATGCAAAGCGGTCCAACCTCCATCTGACCTGTTGAGCACATCTGCGTCATGGTCCAACAATATCCGCACAAGATGTCCATGGTCTCGAGAAGCGGCGAATTGTATGGGAGTCATCTGACGATCATTCTTCGCATTGACGTTCGCCTTTGGAGCTGCACCATTCGTACGAGAAGTCAGAAGCGCACGTAGGAGGTCTTCAAGATCGGTGACACAACACCAGTGCAGAGGTGTTCGACCATCTTCGTCTTGAGCTTCGACATCGACGCCTGCTTGTAAGAGGTAATGAACGACCTCCATGCTCCATTTGCGGGCAGGCTTACTTCCAGGCTTTCTGACCAAGCCTTTGTCAGCGGCGAGATTGAGTAGGACATTCCGTTGCCTGTGATCTCGAGTCTCAATCTGGACCCCCCGAGCTACCAACAGTTCAACCATCTCTAACTGTCCTTTGTAGGCAGCCGTCATAAGTGCTGTGCGGCCTTTCTTGTCTCCAGCTTCCAGATTAGCTCCATGGTCGATGAGAGCCTCTGCGATCTCCTTGCGACCGAAGTCAGCTGCACGAAGCAGGCTCGCTGGTTTGTTTGCTGAGGCATAGTCTGGATTGGCTCCGTTTTCGAGCAGAAAGCGAGCAACGGCCGGGAGGTTCTTGTCGCAAGCCTTGATCAGACCAACGCCCAGGAAGACATCGTTGCATTGATTGCGCCCTTGCGCTTCTTCGATTACAGTCTTCACCTCCGAGACACTGTTTGCCTCGACAGCTCGCACTAACTTCGGCTCCAAGCGATCAGAGTCGCTTTGTACACTCGCAGCCTTTCTACCCATGATGATGCTGTGCAATGTCGATGACCACTTGGCAGAGCATCACCATCGTGCGTCCACCAGAGATGTGTTTCGAGATGCTGTCTTTGTACGATGCAGCTCGGAGTATGGCATGATCTACACCCTTTTGAATGTGGGTGCAGCAGTCAGTATAGCTGCAATGGTATCATGAGACGTCGGAGGCACAAGAGGTTCTGCCCCGTATGGATGTCAATGCTGAAAAGTCGTCGAGATCAGCTCATCGTTCTTGATGGGTTCCAGCCACTCCTTCCGTGGTGCGTGCTACAGTGGCTTGATGCTCTTCAGAAGAGACTTCCTGCGACATGTATGGCTTTTCGCGAGGTCCCATCATGGCGGTGATAACGACGAAGACTTCGGCTACCTGGCTTATGGATCTGACCGGAGAATCGAAATTGAGAACGAAAATACTCTGTTCAAGAAGAGAAGGAGTGCTCAAGACATTGTCCGAGGGGCTCCAAGAAGAGCATAGCTCGGGTCACAAGCGAAAAGCCTATTTCGCGAGAGCGACGCGCTCGATATTATCCTTGACCTGTCTTGCTGACAACACTCTACAGTATCACTGACTGGGAGAGGCTCATACTCATCGCATGCGTGTCCCCGTGGGCCATCTGTCAAGACTGGAGGGTTTTCAACGATCGAGGGGAATGCTAGTGGCTGCTGAAAGCCAAGAGCGTATCACCGTTATGACGTGCGTGAATCATGGCATACATGTCCATGTACCGCTTCGAGACCGGGAACCAGATGGCGTCTGAAGACCTCGGAGCGGTGGCTGGCAGGTACGGTAGCAAGCTGAGCTGCTCCTACACACAACCTGCAAATTACCTGGTATTTCGTCCTTGACAATGGCCGTCCGTACAGCTCTTGCCCTGCTGGGTGGTGCTTTCCTGTTGTACTACGCGACGCGTCTACCATTGTTTGTTCAACTGCACTTTGTCCATCAAAGCACACTGAGCCGCTATCGAAAAGCGAAGGGCAGACCAGAGGAATCAGCATGGGCATTGGTGTTCGTAGTACTGGGTCCTTGATGATATTGTGCTGACCTGCTTCAGGACTGGATCCACTGACGGCATCGGCAAGGGATTTGCGGAGGAGCTCTGCGAACGCGGCTTTAATGTCATTATTCATGGACGCAATCAACACAAATTGGAAGCTGTCAAAACGGACCTAAACAAGCGATGGCCAAATCAGCAAGTCCAGATCCTGAAGCTCGACGCCGCCAAAGATGCTGCCAACGCCGAAATCTTCTCTCGTACGGCGGCCAACCTGCGAAACTTCGATCTCAAAGTACTCATCAACAATCTGGGCGGGAATGGTGGCATGGATGTGAGTTTCATGCCTCTTCATGAAAGGACCTCGGACCAGATTGGCACTTTCATAAATGTCAATGCCCGCTTTCCTACTGAGATGACTCGGGCAGTCTTGCCACAGCTTCGCGAGAACGGCCCTGCCTTGATCGTGAATGTTGGAAGCACGACCAGCGACTTCGGCCTGCCTTATCTTTCCATCTACTCGGGCTGCAAGTCTTACAACAAAGGCTGGTCGCGCTCCTTGACAGCAGAGATGAAAGCTGAGGGAGCTAATATTGAGGTATTCTGCTTACTGGTTTCGGCTGTTGCCACAAACTACGTTCCGCGAGCGGCCTCTTTATTCGCCCCAACCGCACGGCAGATGGCCAGCTACAGCTTAGATAAAGTCGGCTGCGGCAAGAGCATAGTCTTTGGCTACTGGGCTCATGCTGTACAGGCAGCTTTCTTCTGGGTCCTTCCTGACTGGCTCGCGGAGAAAATGATCATTGAAGTTGGAATCAAAGAAAGGAAGGAAGATGAGGATCGTGCTAAGAACAGGTAGATGTGTGTGCTGCAAATTCATACCTAAGAGTCCAGCTCATCGACCACGATCTTCTGCAGCGTGAATACTGCGTCCTTTCTCCCACCTTTCACGGGTCCATCGCGGAACAGGGAATACTGCGGCTCTTCGGGGTTGGACAAGTCCTGTAGGATGATTCTGCGGAAGCAATACGGCGGCCAGGTGATCAAGTTTGTGATGGCTTGTCTGGCTCTCTCGGCAGTCTGGAATCCTTTCCAGCGCTGCTCTGTTGGCCGAGTCAACCCGTTGTCGTAATGCGAGGCTTCGAGTGTGAAGGACGAAACCTGACGCACATCATGTGTGTTGTTCTGTTGAGGACCACCTGCTTCTTCTCTGCCGGCGTCGTTCTTACTGGACAACAGGCTTTCTGTTGCTGGCCCCATATTGTCGATATGAGTGGAATCTGGCCGGAACTCCTTCGCCTCGGGGCGCAGACCATCCCGCTTCTGCATATCTTCCTTGTCCGACTTGTCTATCGACGCGTGTGTGCTGCTGCACTGCTTTTGGGACATGATGCGGTGGTAAAATGACCGAATGTCGGGTGGATTCGAGAGATACAGGTTGCAACAAATTAAGTATTGCCTGCGATTTATATGCAGTTGGGAATGAATTGCGTTGTGTTTCTCTTTGCATCACTGACGAGCCCTCTAGATCGTGTCTGACGCAGTGTCTGTGATCATTCACATCGGTGGCCCAAGCAACATTCACTATCTCAATCCTGAACACGGTCCCGCAGAATGTCTCGAGGCGAGATCTGGAGGTTTCAGGGGCCCAGAAGCACTGCTCCCTGGTCCATCTTGGCTCGACCAGTGTGCGCTCGAAGCATAGTGCACCACAAAGCGCCCTGTACCAAAGCAAACAGCAAGTTGTTCACGGTCGCCCATCCGACAAGTTGATACCAGATAGTTGCCCAGGTCCGCAAAGGCACAGTCTGGCCATTGAGATGCCCGTAACATCCCGGAAACTTGAGCCTGAACGCCCAGGAGATACCAACCGCTGCCAACACGAAAGCCTGTGCCGCGAGTCCGGCCGTACTGAGCGAACAATATGGAGTATTCACTTCGAATAGCTGAGCCCAGAAGGATACAAAGATGAGGCTCGTGATAATCGGATTGGTATGGATTCCACTAAACGTGGCACGAACCATGCGTCCGTCATGCCAGGGGTTGTCAATCTTTCGTGGGAGGGTCGTCTCGTATGCTACGAAAGCCAGTGATATTGCCAAGGATGCCACGAAGAGGACGATGGCGAAGCTCTTCACAACGCTGTCGGTTGGTGGTAGCCAAAGCGTGCGGCCAAAACTAAACGGAGACATGTCAGCTCTGAGATGTGCTTGGTTGGAGTGCATCTTACAGATCACATGTCCAGCCCAAACGACCACGAGTTGAGCAATATCTAGCCAGTCGTTTAGGGTCGGTGGCTCACGGTGCAGGAAGCTCTCGGTCTCCACGATAATGAGGTGCAAGCCCAACGCGAGTTGCTCCGTCGCAGACATGGTGATGAATAGAACATATgcgagagagagagagagagagctGTCTTCTCTCTGCGGAGCCATAG contains the following coding sequences:
- a CDS encoding Serine/threonine-protein phosphatase 6 regulatory ankyrin repeat subunit A, coding for MGRKAASVQSDSDRLEPKLVRAVEANSVSEVKTVIEEAQGRNQCNDVFLGVGLIKACDKNLPAVARFLLENGANPDYASANKPASLLRAADFGRKEIAEALIDHGANLEAGDKKGRTALMTAAYKGQLEMVELLVARGVQIETRDHRQRNVLLNLAADKGLVRKPGSKPARKWSMEVVHYLLQAGVDVEAQDEDGRTPLHWCCVTDLEDLLRALLTSRTNGAAPKANVNAKNDRQMTPIQFAASRDHGHLVRILLDHDADVLNRSDGGWTALHNSCTHGSEDLLELLLTAGAEINGELMNGRTPLHVAAETGNRDAVAFLLQQSSCKSATRDRFGNTPLLLAAQHRHKDIAEMLAPWNHLNELSEEELDACKKFRAKIVDFGDFPNGNRVMQNPPTIYDLLYAKNPGRGMEHLWTTMPKKMKATNVRWIHLPANNVAWCDALLKKRFIEEDVADVDGYKALETSFNHQHRGHHHHSRFMRPMCQVVRRAAGDEDSSVLASSTLAPQSKRVPRSSLNTVSEATPEAKSTKQGGDQPLLPNLERRNSPPTISGAESSNEQNAAKTGNRPQSPRTDSTSTAATPQPTGAGRQRGKPGKQQVKRQETASTVSASESGSTGQANGHTSTTGSKTNKTSRRPVTGRASRSGTNVTADRVSNSCNLFMFMPYLHFETHRRRKEMQRALEHPDHLRGLSMHAEADEILIRAHLSKSSSFLHVRRTLDQFFYHNIDTRYRDEDQVVFRFQRDLRDAPEPDPKIFMVDQLWMWIVGRDLIVTSFPQRWKQPRNDPLDVFEGIVEDINSIKMRDPVQNVYELAMTIAGRCFGTFDRHRKNDDGFQFLDMFGASLGVAMDREAKRFQEFSRASEQASIWLRSHKKPNKILRNLEVESKVHHHVAKRIDKSESNEYDDPDTEFIDKLLDVGPETDLLAEIKDIRDELDILKMVLRHQENLLPDLQKAITTLYHDDRSLGAIRKVTRTFEEQEKTISNPLKDIERMEEQAKRIYESIRDLLDLKQKHANAFEARFAREQALGAQRQGQTIMVFTIVTVIFLPLSFIAAFFAINVESFPHNAASGQPEMSLGYVSQYIFGIGLAISIPCIAIALSVDELSYTMKRVRLRLRQWWPRRRGREEVEYERQTLKIEHTLSVAKSLRRSGDVTWKDASMDVPRRSGVYQRRRPSLWDEEAARRM
- a CDS encoding Ubiquitin-conjugating enzyme E2 35 encodes the protein MSAPLPKRIIKETERLQNEPVPGISAQPHDDNARYFDVIVEGPGGSCYEGGVFQLELFLPDDYPMCPPRIRFLTRIYHPNIDRLGRICLDVLKNNWSPALQIRTILLSIQALLGAPNPEDPLNEAVAKQWKENQPEAIKTAKEWTAQYAQPKK
- a CDS encoding Very-long-chain 3-oxoacyl-CoA reductase — its product is MAVRTALALLGGAFLLYYATRLPLFVQLHFVHQSTLSRYRKAKGRPEESAWALVTGSTDGIGKGFAEELCERGFNVIIHGRNQHKLEAVKTDLNKRWPNQQVQILKLDAAKDAANAEIFSRTAANLRNFDLKVLINNLGGNGGMDVSFMPLHERTSDQIGTFINVNARFPTEMTRAVLPQLRENGPALIVNVGSTTSDFGLPYLSIYSGCKSYNKGWSRSLTAEMKAEGANIEVFCLLVSAVATNYVPRAASLFAPTARQMASYSLDKVGCGKSIVFGYWAHAVQAAFFWVLPDWLAEKMIIEVGIKERKEDEDRAKNR